Below is a genomic region from Verrucomicrobiota bacterium.
CCGGAAGATTTGACTGAGCGTGGTTTTGATTCCGTCAGTCAGGGAAGCGCGGCCCGACTTCTTTTGATGCTGAATAAATGAACCATACTTGACCAAGCCAATGGCCGTGGCGAACTCCGGCTGGTCGAGGGCCGACTTGAGGCCGCTGATGGAACTGGCCTTGCCGAGCGAGACGGGCAACTCGAAAACTTTTTCGCCAAGCTTTTCAATTTGCGGAATGCGCGACCCGCCGCCGCAGACGAAAATGCCGGAGCGCAAATAATCCAGCAGCCCCGCCTGCTCCAGGTCCTGCCCGATGAGTTGGAAGATTTCCTCCAGACGCAGCGACATGATCCGGCGCAAGTGCTCCAGGTTGATGGTTTTCAAAGTGAGGCCCAGTTCATTGGAAAGGGTGATGGTCTTGCCTTTGATGCTCTCGGCCTGTGGAGTAACGCCCGCGCCCAGTGCAGCGCGCCCCGAAACGCTTACTCCACAGGCCGAGTCGAGCAGGGCGGCACCGTGTTCGATCTTGAGTTGTTCCGCCCGCCCCAACGGCACTTTCAATCCGTAAGCAAGGTCGTTCGAGACGTGATCGCCGCCGATGGCCAGCACGCCGGTGTGTTTGATGGTGCCGTCGGCGTAAACCGCATAATCCGTCGTGCCACCGCCGATGTCGATCACCAGCGCGCCCAGTTCCTTTTGCTCCGGCGTGAGCAGCGCCAACGCGGACGCCAGGCCGTTGAAGACGATTGCCTCCACTTCGAGTTGCAGACTCTTGACCGTGCGAATTGGATTTTGCAGCCGATTGAAATTGCCGTGAACCACGTGGACGTCCACTTCCACCCGCGCGCCGAACATGCCGACCGGATTTTCAATGCCATCCTGGCCGTCCACGAGAAAATGCTGGCGGATGGCGTGTACGACATGGTTTTGCGCCGGCAGATTAATGGCCTTGGCGTTCTTGATGACATCTTGAACATCTTCCTCTGCAATCTCGCGGTCCGCCGAAACCACCGGATGAACCCCGCGATTGTTAAAGCCGCGAATGTGTCCGCCGGTGACGCCGAGGTACACGCTGCGAATCTCCACGTCGGCCATCTGCTCGGCTTCGACGATGGCGTTGCGCACGTCCTCTTCGGCGAGCGGGGCATCGGCGATCTCGCCTTTACGCACGCCGCGGGAGCGCGACTGTCCCAGGCCGATGAGATTCACCGCGCCGGCGGCGTTGATTTCACCCACCGCGGCGCATATTTTGGACGTGCCGATTTCCAGGCCGACAATAAGGGAGGCAGGTTCAAACATTTTTTTTCCTGTTGCGTTGAAGGTTGATCTTCTTGGGAATGACCGACGGCGCGGTGCCGGCCTGCATAAAACGAACGGGGATGTTGCTGGCGACTGAGAGATCGATGCTGGCGATGGCGACGCCGTTGGTCTGGCCCAGTTCATACACCGCGCGCCACCGGCGCAATTGGCGATCCAGTTCGTGCGTCGGGAACGTGACTTCGCTGCCCTGCCCCGTGGTGACCTGCAGAATCTCCGGCGCAGACAAATCGATCCGCCGCAAATCCACCAGTCCGGCCATCGGCGAACGCTCAAACTGGTCGATCAACTGCAACGCCGCGCGCGCCTGCGGGGATTCAATCCGCTTGCCGGGAAGCAATTCACCCGGCGCAATGCCCATGAGCGTGGGCAACAATTGGTCCGCTTGCGTGGTGGGTGCGGCCCGTTGCCGTCGCTCCAACGGCAGCATGACGTAACCTTCCACGTCGAGTTGAAGCACCGTCATTTCATATCCACCCTTTGCGCCGGGTCGCGGCACAAAAACCTGCGCCACCGGCTCGCGTTCCACGACGCGCAGTTTCAAGGTATGAGGCAACACGCGCTCCGCCGCCACCGATTGAATCAGGGAATTCAATTCCAAATCCCGTTTGACCCGCGCCAGATCCAACGCCACCAAGTTGTCGCCCAGCTTGACACCCGCCCACCGGCGTAATTGATCGCGCGCAATTACTCCGTCGGTTTGCACGTCGATTTCCCGGATGGCAAAGGCGTTGTTTTCGTACACCAGCCGGTCGAGCGCCCAATCACCCGTGCGCCAAAGCAGGTAAAGTCCGAAAACCGTGCCGAAGCAGACGCCCAATGCAATGGCGCTGAAACGCACGCGCGCGGCGCGGACCTGTCTGGAGCGCAGTTTAACGGAGAGTACATGTCCGCGACTCAACCGCCGATTTTTCGGTTTTCGTTTGAACCAACTCATTCTTGTTTTGTTTTGGATTTCTTTGCGGCACGTCGAAGCGCCAGATTGACCATGCTCTGGCATAACTTCGGATAAGTGATGCCCGCCGCCGCCGCCGCCTTCGGCAGGAGACTGGTCTCTGTCATGCCGGGCAGCGTGTTGACCTCCAACACCACCGGTTGGCCCTCGGAAGTGACCATCACGTCCACCCGCGCGTAATCACGACCGCCGATGACCTTGAACGCTTCAAGCCCCGCCGTTTGAATCCGCACGGTCGTCGCCTCATCAAACGGCGCGGGACAGAAATATTCCGTCGTGCCGACGGTGTATTTGTTGTGGTAATCGTAAACACCGGTCTTGGGACGGACTTCTACAATCGGCAACGCTTTGCCCGCCAGAATGCCGACGGTGGTTTCACGCCCGGAGATTTTTTCCTCCATCAAGACTTCGGAATCATGCCGCAACGCCTCCGCGAGCGCGCGCGCCCAATCCTCGACTCGCTCCACGAATTGCAAGCCAACGCTGGAACCCTGCCGCACCGGTTTGAGCACCACTGGTGGCTGCCAGCCCACGGGCCAGGGCGACTTCGGCGCATCAATCACGGTAAACCGCGCCGTTGGCACCCCAGCCGCGACGCAACGTTGCTTGGTCAAATTCTTGTCGAAGGCCAGCCGGCTGGCTTCGACACCGCAGCCGGTATAAGGCACGTTCAATTCCTCCAGCCGTTGCTGCACGGAGCCGTCCTCGCCGTAAGTGCCGTGCAACGCGAGGAAAACCACATCCGTGCCAGCCGGCAACGACCACGAACCGTTCTGCGGATCAAGTTCATGGACGGTGTGTCCGAGCGAGCGCAACGCCTTCGCTGCTTCGGCGCCGGAACGCAATGAGACTTCGCGTTCGGAACCCGGTCCGCCCAGCATGACTGTGATATTCAGTTTTGCGGCCATTGGTTCAAGACAGACAAACATCCAAACACCCAAGTACCCAAGCACCCAAATACCACAACAAGCGGTGACAATTGGAAGTTGGGTATTTGGGTCATTGGGTATTTTGGTATTTGATTCATTCCCCCACAATCTCCACCTCAGTCTCCAACTCAATTCCCCGCTCCGTTCTTGCCCGGTGACGGATGACGTCGATCAATTCCAAAACATCCTTCGCCGTGGCCGTGCCTTCATTGACAATGAAATTTCCGTGTTCGTCGGAAACCACGGCGCCGCCAACGCGAGTGCCCTTCAAGCCCAGTTCGTCAATCAGTTTGCCGGCAGGGATGGTGCCGGGGTTCTTGAAAATGCAACCGGCACTCGGCGCGCTCGGCTGCGTGTCCCAGCGTTTCTTGTTAAACGTATCCATCCGCTGCTTGACCACGTCGCGCGAGGCGGGATGGCCTTTGAGCACCGCACCCAGCGCAATGTGGTTCTTCAGCAAGGCGCAACTGCGGTACTCCACTTCCACTTCGCCGACGTCGCGATTATGCACCTCGCCGCTGTAATCCATGAAACGAATGGACTCCACAACATCAAACATCCACCCACCCATCGCGCCGGCGTTCATCCGCAACGCGCCGCCCACGCTGCCGGGAATGCCCTCCAGAAATTCCAGGCCGGTAAGGCCGTTCCGGCGGGCTTCCACCGCCACCAGTTTGAGTTTGGCGCCCGCGCCGCAATGCAGCCGGTAACCGGCGACCTCGATGCGATTGAAATGCGGATGCGCCAGGCAAATCACCACACCCCGGATGCCGCCGTCTTTGATCAACAGGTTGGAGCCGCGACCGAGCAGCATGAACGGCAAATGATGCTCCGCGCAAAACTTCAGCACTGCGGCCAGTTCCTCTTCGCCAGCCGGTTCAACATACAGATCCGCGGGGCCGCCGACGCGCAGCGTCGTACGTTTCGCCAACGGCTCGTCCAGTCGCAGCACAGTGTCGGGCGAAAGTTTCGCAGCCAGTGCTTCCTTCAGCGCAATCATGTCTTCCTGAAACTCACTTTCGTTTCGACTCACACACTCTGGAATGGGATTCGATTGGTTCACGTCAGGGCGGTCTGGCGGGGTGGAAGAGGGGAAATGGCAGGTGGCAGATGGGAAGGCCATTCGCCCAGCTCCAATTTGTGATTTCCGATCTGAGCAAGCATGCATTCGGCGATCTGTTCTGCGGCGCGCGGTGAATGCCAGCTTGCGAGGGCCGTCTGCATGCGCTCGCGGGCGGCGGCGTTCTCAACGAGTTCCAGAATCAACCGCAATAATTTCTCCGGCGTGGCCGCCCGTTGCTCCAGCAACCGCGCGGCGCCGGTCTCTTCAAACGCGCGGGCATTATAGAATTGATGGTTGTCCGCGGCGCCCGGCAAGGGAATCAGCACCGACGGCACACGCATCGCCGCCAGTTCCGCGAGTGACGACGCGCCCGCGCGGTTGATGGCCACGGTGGCCGCGCCCAGCGCCAGCTCCATCTCCGCGAGAAATGGGACAACCACGGCCTTCAATTCGTGAGTGGCGCAGGCATCAGTGACTCTTTGCGACTTCTTCGAACCCGTGAGATGGAGCAGTTGTAATTGCGGCGCGCGCTCCGCCAACCGGGGCAGCATTTGCAAAATGAGTTCGTTGATCGCGTTGGCGCCCTGGCTCCCGCCCATCACGAGCAACACCGGTCTTTGCGCATCCAGTCCCAAAGCGGCGCGGCAAGCCCCGGGATCGCGTGGGCGGAATTGCGGTCGCACCGGCGTGCCGGTGATCAACACTTTACGCGTCGGCAAGAGCGAAGCCGCGGCGGGAAAGCCGACAAACGCCTGATCGACCTTGCGCGCCAGCCAACGGTTTGCCTTGCCCGGAATGGTGTTGGATTCGTGCAAGTAAGTTGCCGCCTGGGATTTTTGTGCCGCCCAAATCGGCGGCGCACTCGTGAACCCGCCCATCGCCAGCACGGCTTGCGGCGGACGCGCGCGAAAAAGTTTTTGCGCCGCCCGATAGGATTGCCACGAACCTCGCACAAAGCCAATCCATCGACCGCGCGTCAGCCCCACCGCGGGCAAGGTGGCCACCGCCAGGTCAGTTGAGAGTGGAGAGTTGAGGGTTGAGAGCTGCCGGACGGCCAGTTGATCCACCTCTTTGGGAGAAACAAGGAGCGTGACGGCGCAGCCATGGTGGATGAGTTGGTGCGCCACCGCCAGACCCGGAAAGAGATGCCCGCCCGTGCCACCACACGCGATGGCCACTGCCGGAGGCCGGAGGCCGGAGGCCGGAAGGCGGCGGGATGGGAGTTCAGAGTTCAGAGTTCAGCGTTGAGAGTTGAGAGTTGAATGTTGAGTGTTTCAGTTTTCTGGTTTCCAGTCACTCGTGCCCGGCGTCACTCGACCGGCCGCGTTTCCCTTGCGCGCAATGCTGATCAACAGGCCGACACAGGTCAGCATCACGAGCAGACTGGAGCCGCCATAACTGATGAAGGGCAGCGGCAATCCTTTGTTGGGCAGCGCGCTCGTGACCACACCAATGTTGATGAACGCTTGCAGCGCGATCAAAAATGTGATGCCCGAACCGAGCAACAGCCCGAACAGGTCGCGCGAATTCCAAGCGATGTAAATGCCACAGATCACCAGCGCCACGAACGCCACGACCACCAGAAGGGTGGCGATCAACCCCAGTTCCTCGCCAATCACTGAAAAAATAAAATCGGTGTGATGATCAGGAAGGAAACCAAGTTTCTGGCGGCTTTCGCCCAGGCCCCGGCCGGTCACGCCGCCCGAGCCCAGCGCCAGCATGGCATGATACGCCTGATAGCCAACGCCGGCTTTGGTTTCCTCCAGGTTGATCCAACTGAAAATTCTTCGAATGCGCATCGGATCGTGAAACAGTGAAATTACCAGGCCCACCACCGCCACCACCACCGGCGGAACCAAAAATTTCCAGCGAACGCCCGCAATCAACAGCAATGCGCCGCTGACTGACGCCAGCAGAATCGCAGTGCCGCGGTCCGGCTCGATGAAAATCAAACCCAGCACCAAGCCGATGATCACGCTCGGAATTCCGATGCCGCGCCAGAACGTCTGCATGTGCCTTTGATACCGCGACGCGTAATGGGCCAGCACGATAATCAAAGTGATCTTGGCCAGTTCCGAAGGCTGGAAACTGCCCACGCCGAAATCAAACCAACGCCGCGCGCCTTTGACCATCCCGCGCCCGATCCCCGGGATCAACACCAGCACCAGCAAAACCACCGTCAGCGCCAGAAGCGGCCAGGCCAGTTTTTGGAATACCCGGTAATCCAACGAAGCCGCCAGCCCACAGGCCAGCAATCCGAGTGCACACCAAGCCAATTGTCGGACCAAATAAGTTGCGCCGACTTGCGGCATACCGACGCTGGAACTGTAGAGCATCACCATGCCCAGCGCCAGCAGGGCAGCGACACAAAACACGAGAGTGGTGGTCGCGAGTTTCAGCTTGCCAGCGTTGACCCCGGGACCGGACAGAGGAGCGTCCGGCCCCGTTTGAATCGCTTTTCGAGTCCTGGCCATGTTGAGTCTCGCCATTCAAGTTTTCTAGTTTGCCGGCGGAGTTGTCGCGGGCGCGGGTGTTGGCTGAGCGGGAACCAGCGCCGGTGCGGCAGCTTTGGGCGCGGGCATTTTGAGTTCTTGCCCGACTTTGATCTTGTCCGTGGTCAAGTTGTTGGCTGCCCGGATGGCTTTGACCGTGGTATTATGTGCCTTGGCAATCGTGCTCAACGTATCGCCGGACTTGACCTTGTAAAGTTTCTCACCTTCCACCGCTGGAACGGTTGCGCCGTTGACTCCGGTCGCCGGCGCCGCGGCAGCAGGCGCAGGAATATGCAGCGTCTTGCCGATTTGCAGTTTGGCGGAATCGACACCGGGATTGGCGGCGGCGATCGCCTTCACAGAAACACCGAATTTCTTGCCGATGGTATAGAAGGAATCACCTTTAACGACGGTGTATTCCGTTGCGCCTGCCGCCGGAGCTCCGGGCGCCGGCGCGACCGGCAGATTGGTGTCGGCGGGTGGTGGCGTGGCGGTGTTGGTCAACTGCGGCAGTTCATTGGTCAGGGATTCCAACGGTGGCAGGGCGTTGGTCTCCGCCACGGGTGCCGGCGGTTGTTCGCGTTTGCAACCTTGCATCAGCAGCGGTCCCAGGAAGAGCACGTGCGCGGCGAGCACGATGAAAACGGCGAGCTTCACGCGGGAGCGGCCCTTGATTTTTTGCTCCAGGTTCGAGCCTTGGGGAATGAGTGGATTTGAGTTATTCATTATATTTGGCGCTGGTGGGCGTCCTTTCTTTGAGGTGGTTGGTGGTTCATGGTTGAGTTGCGCCGGGGTTTTTCCTCAAAAACCCCGAAGCAAATTAAAAAATTATTCTTCGACATTGTCGGTTCGGTTGGTCCCGACACGCGCGGGACTTTTGTTGTCGTTCCCCTCCGGGGCGCAGGCTACGGGCCGGAGGCCTGCGTGCGTGACGGCCGACTCCGAGTCGGGGTTGACCGCCTGGCGAAACACATCCCCCCGATGCTGGTGGTTTCGAACCTCGCCCCGTTTAGTAGTGAGGCCGTTGAGCCGCCAGCGTGCCTGCTCGATTACTCCACGGGGCGAGTCGAAGCTGGAGCAAGCGGCTGAAACCAACACCACCTCGCCCGGAACCCCGACCTCCGCCGTCGGGGCTCTGTTGACTGCTTCTAACAACGAACGCATCACGGTGCAAGGAGTAAAAAGGCGCCACGCCGCTTGTCCTTCGCGCGGGGAAGTGCTGACGTCGGGAAAGTTGAAAGCAGCAATCATTTCAGTTTTCTGCTTTCTGCTTTCTGCTTTTTCATTTTCTTTCTTCATCGCTCACCGGATTTTCAAACTGCTCAAGGCCACGACCGCGAACAACACTCCCAAAATGTAAAAGCGCATCACCACTTGCGATTCATACCAGCCTTTTTTTTCAAAATGATGATGAATGGGCGCCATCAAAAAAAGCCGCTGCCCCAACCCATACCGCCGGCGGGTGTAACGAAACCAGCCCGTCTGCAACAGCACCGAACCGGCTTCGATCACAAAAACCCCGCCCGCAATCACCAGCACCAGCGGTTGGTGAATCAGCACGGCGATGATCCCCAGCGCCCCGCCCAGCGGCAGTGAACCCGTGTCGCCCATGAACACTTGCGCCGGATGACAATTGAACCACAAGAAGCCCAACCCCGCGCCGATGATCGCCGCGCAGAACACGGTCAATTCACCGGCGCCCGAGACGTGCGGAATTTGCAGATACTTCGACAGTTCCACATGCCCCGCCGCGTAGGTCATCACCAGGAACACAATCGAAACAATCAACGTGCAGCCAATGGCCAGTCCGTCCAGCCCATCCGTCACGTTGACCGCGTTGGAACTGCCAACGATGGTCAGCACCACCAACACCAGCCCGACGCCGGCGGCACCCGTCATCGCCGGATACTTGTAAAAGGGCACCATGATCTCCGTAATCAACTGGCTGGTCGCCGGCACCATCCACAAGTAAACGCCGATGAACAATGCCAACGCGGACTGCACCCAAAGTTTGACGTGCGATTTGGTTCCTCCGCCGCTCTGCTCCACGATTTTGGCGTAATCATCATAAAACCCCAGCCCGGCCAGCACGATCACCGACAGCAAACTCAGTTGCACCATGGTATTCCACTGCGCCCACAGCAGCGTCGTCAGGTTCAGCACCATGATGATCAGGACGCCGCCCATCGTCGGAGTTCCTTTCTTGCTTAAAACACGCGCCGTCATCCCGCCTGCCGTTTCAGCCTTGTCCAAATATTCCTGTCCAAATTTCAATTCTTTCAACCACACAATCACCCGCGGTCCGAGCCACCAACTCAGCAACAATGCCGTCACCGCCGCGCCGGCGGAACGGAACGTGATGTAACGAAAGAGGCGCAATCCCGAAACCCGATCCGCCCACGCCGTATCCGTGGAGACATCCAGAAAATATTGGCTCAAGTAATAAAACATTCGTCAATCGTGCCGGAACATTGGCAGCGGCTCGCCCCATAGAATAGAAGTGTCTGCATCGCCCGAAGTGGGTGCACCGTTCATTCCACTCGGCGAGTCTTTCGTGAGCTCTAGCTGGTTCCAGTCAGCCAGCCGGATAAGAAAACCCGGAACGCCGAGCGCCACCGCTTGGTCGCGAAGCTGGCGCTGCTCGTTCGCCAGTCGGCGTTTGGACTGCGCATGAACGCACTTGCTGGAGGAGTTTGTCATAATACTATTTGGGTTTAGCTGGCGTGCCCTCCGGAGAGTAGTCTCCGGGCCGGCGGCCGCGCAAAATTTCACCCACTCGCTCCAGGCGAGTGGCGCGCGACGCTTTCAAAAGCACGAGATCGCCGGTTTTCAAAAAGTTTTTCACCGCGTGTCCTGCGGTTTCAACATCATCAAATTCGAATACCCGGTTGAGTCCGGCGGATCGGGCCGCGCCCGCCATCGCCCGGGCCATTTTTCCGACGGCAAACAGTTGTTCGACGCCCAGCTCCGCCGCCCGCCGTCCGACTTCCTCATGCGCCGCCGGACTGTGGGCGCCCAGTTCAGCCATGTCGCCGAGCACCGCCACGCGGCGTCCGGCGCAGGGCAATTCCTGCAACACCTGCAACGCGACGAGCATCGAATCCGCATTGGCGTTATAGGAATCGTCCAGCACCTGGATGCCGTTCACTTCCCACAACTGCAACCGCATCTTCAATGGCTTGCAGTCGGCTAGGCCGCGCTGAATATCAGCGCGGCCCAGGCCCAGTTCCGCACCAACCACCAACCCAAAAAGCGCGTTCACCACCTGATGCCGGCCCGATAAATTGATCCGGTATTCACCGGCAAGCTCCGCCTTCGGCGCCTCCACCTGAAATAGCGCACCCTGTTTCGACGACTGGATGTCGCGCGCGCGCCAATCGTTTTTGTCCGAAAGACCCACGCGCACAATGGGAGCACGGCTGCGTTTGGCAATGCGCTCGATGCCTTCGCTGTCACCGTTGACAAACAGCTTCCCATCCGCCGGCAACAATTCCGCCAACCAACCTTCTTCCTCAATCACGCCATTCATATTCTCAAAATATTCCAAGTGCTCCCGACCCAGACTGGTAATGATGCCGAACTTCGGCTGGATCATCCGCAGCAGCGGCGCCAGTTCGCCGGGATGGTTGGTGGCCACCTCCAGCACCCCGACTTGAGTCGGGGCTTCCAGCTTCAACAAAGTCAACGGTACACCGATGTCATTGTTGAAGCTGGCTTCGCTCGCCAGCGTGGTCAGTTTTTGACGCAACACTGCCGCCAACAATTCCTTGGTCGTCGTTTTTCCGTTCGACCCGCCCACCGCGATGACCGGCAATGCGAAGTCCATCCGGTAACGCGCCGCCAACCGGCCCAAAGCCTGGCGCGGATCAGCCACCGTGATCACGGCGCAGCCGATGGCGGGCGTGACAGTTGCTTTGGAACGATTTATCAATACAGCAGCGGCACCCTTGCGCGCCACTTCGGCCAGAAAATCGTGACCGTCGAATCGTTCGCCGGCCAACGCCACAAACAAGTCACCCCGCTGCGCCTGCCGTGAATCCGTGCAGACGCGGTTGATCAACGTCTCCGGAGCGCCACTGACTTGTTCCCCTGCGCAGGCGGCAACGACATATTTCAAAGAGCGAGGCTCCATCGCAAAAGCCGAAAGCAGAAACTCGAAAGCAAAAATGATTTCTGTTTCCGGATTGTTATCCTCTGTTTTGCCTTGTGATCCCCTTAAAACGGCCAGGCCGCACCGGCCAACCCTCGCGTCGAAACCTGCCGCTCTACCACCGCTCGCAAAGGTCCGGTGGCCTCTTCAATGTCCGCGGACGATGTAACCGCATTGGAGTCACATTCGATGACGATTGGTTTCTTTCTCACCGCGCCGCAACCGCGCGTGCTGCGTTGCTCCGCGACCGCCGCGACGAGCAGATGGTGGGAGATGAGGGGTAGTGCATTCATTTTATACCTTTGGTTCAGGGTTTCAGGGTGAACGAACTGCGACTGTCTTGGCTGAAAAGTTGGTGACGGCGCCGGCGATGGTTTCCGACAAAGGCGTTTCCTCAAGGTTGTCCGGCCGGATGTTCAGATAGTTGGCGGCACGTTCGGCGATCTGCTTGAATACCGGCGCCGCGGCCTGTCCGCCGTAGTAACCATGTTTCGGTTCGTCCATCACCACAGAAATGCAAAGTTCCGGTTCGTCCGCCGGAAAGAATCCAATGAACGAGGAGAAGAATTTTTCGTTCGAGTAAACGCCGTTGAAGTTTTTCTGCGCGGTGCCGGTCTTGCCGGCCACGGTGTAATGATCCAACGCGGCCTTGGCCGCCGTGCCTTGCGGACTCACCACCGTTTTGAGGGCCGTCACCATTTGCCGGGCCGCGGCTGCACTGATGACCTGCCGCACCGGCTGCGGGGAATAGCTGACCACCGTTTGGTGATCCGCATCCTCCAGTCGTTCCACCAACATGGGTTGCATCAACCAGCCGTGGTTGGCAATGGCGCTCATCGCCATCACCATCTGCAACGGTGTCACCGCCACTTCGTGCCCCATCGGTATGCGGGAAATGGAGAGCTTCGTCCACTGCTTCGGCGGATGCACGATGCCGCTGACTTCGCCGCTGAGCGGGATGCCCGTGCGCGCCCCGAACCCGAAGTCTCGCATGTAACGGTAGAGTTGCGCCTCCCCCAGTTTGATTCCAATCTTGGCCGCGCCGATGTTGGAGGACTTGGTAATAATATTCTCCACCGAGAGCACGCCGTAGGATTCGTGATCTTTCAGCACTTTGCCGGCAAAGATAAATCTTCCGCGCTCGCAATCGAAAACATCTGTCAGTCTCACCACTCGGTCGTTCAACGCGCCGGAAACCACCACGATTTTGAACGTTGATCCCGGCTCCGCAATGTCGCTAATGATCCGATTGCGACGTGCGTCCACCTCCCGGGGATCGTTGCTGAGATTGTTGGGGTCGAAATTGGGCAGCGTTGCCAGCGCCAGGATTTCACCCGTGCGCGGTCGCACCACGATACCCGAAATGCTGATCGGGGTATGCTTCAGCATCGCCGCAGCCAATTCGGATTCGACGATGTGTTGCAGCACCGAATCAATGGTGAGCACGACATTCAAACCGTCGCGCGCCTCCACGTCCTGCTGGCGCAGGGCCACCAACTCGCGCCCCCGTTTGTCTCTCTCCGTCTGTCGCCAGCCACGCGCGCCGTCCAGTTCCGCGTCCAGCGTTCTTTCAATGCCATCCACGCCGCGCCCCGAGTTGTCGAGGTACCCCAGCACATGCGCGGCTAGAGCCTGATTGGGATAAATTCGCATTTGTTCTTCTTCAGCAAAAATGGCCTTGTGTTGTAAATCGCGCAGAAAGATTCTTTCCTTTTTGGTCAGCTTGCTAACGTCCATGCCGAAGGTCTGGCTCGCGAGACTTTCTTGAATGCTTTTCCACTCCTCGATTTTGACCTTGGATTTGAGCGGGACGTTTTGATCGAAGACGGGTTCGCCCTTGGGGTTGAGGCGGAGCACGCGCGGCTTGAGCCGTTCGGCGAGAGAGACTTCGCTGACTTTCAGCAACGGCGCGAGCACCCGCGCCACTTCGGCATAACGATCGCCCATCAAACTGGGGTCGGCGCAAACGGTTTTGACGAAGATGCTCGTGGCCAGGAGATTGCCCCGCGCATCGAGGATGTCCCCGCGCCGGGGCGCGACTTGCAATGTGCGCTCGGTGTATTCCTGCGCCTTGGCCAGAAGTTGAGCGTGGCGCAACACCTGCAGGTCCACCAAGCGGTAGCCCAACCCGCCAAAAGCCGCCACCAGCAACAGCGCCAGCGTCAACACCCTCTGATATTGCAAACTCTTGACCATTTGTTTTCAAAGTTTACCAACCGCCCGTGCCGATCGGTTCCTCATCCGACGGCGTCACGGGCGGCGGTAAAAAATTCATCGTTTTGCTCAAGGCATCGTTCCA
It encodes:
- the mraY gene encoding phospho-N-acetylmuramoyl-pentapeptide-transferase is translated as MFYYLSQYFLDVSTDTAWADRVSGLRLFRYITFRSAGAAVTALLLSWWLGPRVIVWLKELKFGQEYLDKAETAGGMTARVLSKKGTPTMGGVLIIMVLNLTTLLWAQWNTMVQLSLLSVIVLAGLGFYDDYAKIVEQSGGGTKSHVKLWVQSALALFIGVYLWMVPATSQLITEIMVPFYKYPAMTGAAGVGLVLVVLTIVGSSNAVNVTDGLDGLAIGCTLIVSIVFLVMTYAAGHVELSKYLQIPHVSGAGELTVFCAAIIGAGLGFLWFNCHPAQVFMGDTGSLPLGGALGIIAVLIHQPLVLVIAGGVFVIEAGSVLLQTGWFRYTRRRYGLGQRLFLMAPIHHHFEKKGWYESQVVMRFYILGVLFAVVALSSLKIR
- a CDS encoding UDP-N-acetylmuramoyl-tripeptide--D-alanyl-D-alanine ligase, whose product is MKYVVAACAGEQVSGAPETLINRVCTDSRQAQRGDLFVALAGERFDGHDFLAEVARKGAAAVLINRSKATVTPAIGCAVITVADPRQALGRLAARYRMDFALPVIAVGGSNGKTTTKELLAAVLRQKLTTLASEASFNNDIGVPLTLLKLEAPTQVGVLEVATNHPGELAPLLRMIQPKFGIITSLGREHLEYFENMNGVIEEEGWLAELLPADGKLFVNGDSEGIERIAKRSRAPIVRVGLSDKNDWRARDIQSSKQGALFQVEAPKAELAGEYRINLSGRHQVVNALFGLVVGAELGLGRADIQRGLADCKPLKMRLQLWEVNGIQVLDDSYNANADSMLVALQVLQELPCAGRRVAVLGDMAELGAHSPAAHEEVGRRAAELGVEQLFAVGKMARAMAGAARSAGLNRVFEFDDVETAGHAVKNFLKTGDLVLLKASRATRLERVGEILRGRRPGDYSPEGTPAKPK
- a CDS encoding penicillin-binding protein 2, translating into MVKSLQYQRVLTLALLLVAAFGGLGYRLVDLQVLRHAQLLAKAQEYTERTLQVAPRRGDILDARGNLLATSIFVKTVCADPSLMGDRYAEVARVLAPLLKVSEVSLAERLKPRVLRLNPKGEPVFDQNVPLKSKVKIEEWKSIQESLASQTFGMDVSKLTKKERIFLRDLQHKAIFAEEEQMRIYPNQALAAHVLGYLDNSGRGVDGIERTLDAELDGARGWRQTERDKRGRELVALRQQDVEARDGLNVVLTIDSVLQHIVESELAAAMLKHTPISISGIVVRPRTGEILALATLPNFDPNNLSNDPREVDARRNRIISDIAEPGSTFKIVVVSGALNDRVVRLTDVFDCERGRFIFAGKVLKDHESYGVLSVENIITKSSNIGAAKIGIKLGEAQLYRYMRDFGFGARTGIPLSGEVSGIVHPPKQWTKLSISRIPMGHEVAVTPLQMVMAMSAIANHGWLMQPMLVERLEDADHQTVVSYSPQPVRQVISAAAARQMVTALKTVVSPQGTAAKAALDHYTVAGKTGTAQKNFNGVYSNEKFFSSFIGFFPADEPELCISVVMDEPKHGYYGGQAAAPVFKQIAERAANYLNIRPDNLEETPLSETIAGAVTNFSAKTVAVRSP